Proteins encoded by one window of Ictidomys tridecemlineatus isolate mIctTri1 chromosome 7, mIctTri1.hap1, whole genome shotgun sequence:
- the LOC101962138 gene encoding mitogen-activated protein kinase 15 isoform X12, producing MCAAEVDAHVAQRYLLKRRLGKGAYGIVWKAVDQRTGEVVAIKKIFDAFRDQTDAQRTFREIMLLREFGDHPNIIRLLDVIPAENDRDIYLVFEFMDTDLNAVIRKGSVLEDTHKRFIFYQLLQATRFLHSGHVIHRDQKPSNVLLDANCRVKLCDFGLARSLSNLPEGPEGGALTEYVATRWYRAPEVLLSSPWYTLGVDMWSLGCILGEMLRGQPLFPGTSTVHQLELILETIPPPTEEDLRALGAGYSCTLLHLLGSRPQQSLDDILPPDTPPDALDLLRKLLVFAPSKRLSAAQALQHPYVRRFHCPSREWTHDSEVWLPELERDQLSASEYRSRLYQVLGPPPRLPPLPVHPGVHLTQGQLVLPLPTPRTSEHPPLPQMILERRGHSRGPREGTLGSTALGPEPRASWARGHLFHHRAVPQITSGMPVRNPGSRPQSSPDGDPEQGV from the exons ATGTGTGCCGCGGAGGTGGACGCTCACGTAGCCCAGAGATACCTGCTCAAGCGGCGGCTCGGGAAGGGG GCCTACGGCATTGTGTGGAAGGCAGTGGACCAGAGGACTGGTGAGGTAGTGGCCATCAAGAAAATCTTCGATGCCTTTAGAGACCAGACAGACGCCCAG AGAACATTCCGGGAAATCATGCTCCTCCGG GAGTTTGGAGACCACCCCAACATCATCCGCCTCCTGGATGTGATCCCGGCAGAGAACGACAGGGACATTTACTTGGTGTTTGAGTTTATGG ACACTGACCTGAATGCTGTCATCCGGAAGGGCAGCGTGCTGGAGGACACCCACAAGCGCTTCATCTTCTACCAGCTCCTTCAGGCCACCAGGTTCCTGCACTCCGGCCACGTCATCCACCGGGATCAGAAG CCATCCAACGTGCTGCTGGATGCCAACTGCCGGGTGAAGCTCTGCGACTTTGGCCTGGCTCGCTCCTTGAGCAACCTGCCCGAGGGGCCTGAGGGCGGGGCCCTGACCGAGTATGTGGCCACTCGCTGGTATCGCGCTCCAGAGGTGCTGCTGTCCTCGCCCTG GTACACCCTTGGGGTGGACATGTGGAGCCTGGGCTGCATCCTGGGAGAGATGCTGAGAGGGCAGCCCCTGTTCCCGGGCACCTCCACTGTGCATCAGCTGGAGCTGATCCTGGAGACCATCCCGCCGCCGACTGAGGAGG ACCTCCGGGCTCTCGGCGCAGGCTACAGCTGCACCTTGCTGCACCTCCTGGGATCCCG GCCACAGCAGTCGCTGGATGACATCCTGCCACCAGACACGCCCCCAGACGCCCTGGACCTCCTCAGGAAACTTCTGGTGTTTGCCCCCAGCAAGCGGCTCAGCgcagcccaggccctgcagcaCCCCTACGTGCGGAG GTTCCACTGCCCCAGCCGTGAGTGGACACATGACTCGGAAGTGTGGCTCCCGGAGCTGGAAAGAGACCAGCTCTCTGCCTCCGAGTATCGCAGCCGCCTCTACCAGGTGCTCGGGCCTCCACCTCGACTGCCCCCTCTCCCTGTGCACCCTGGAGTCCACCTGACTCAGGGACAACTAGTGCTCCCCTTGCCCACACCACGCACCTCTGAACACCCTCCCCTTCCGCAGATGATCCTGGAGAGAAGGGGCCACAGCCGTGGGCCAAGAGAGGGAACCTTGGGGAGCACTGCCTTGGGGCCAGAGCCCAGGGCTTCCTGGGCTCGGGGGCACCTGTTCCATCACAGAGCCGTCCCCCAGATCACATCCGGGATGCCTGTAAGGAACCCTGGTTCCAGGCCTCAGAGTAGCCCTGATGGTGACCCTGAGCAGGGTGTGTGA
- the LOC101962138 gene encoding mitogen-activated protein kinase 15 isoform X11 — protein sequence MCAAEVDAHVAQRYLLKRRLGKGAYGIVWKAVDQRTGEVVAIKKIFDAFRDQTDAQRTFREIMLLREFGDHPNIIRLLDVIPAENDRDIYLVFEFMDTDLNAVIRKGSVLEDTHKRFIFYQLLQATRFLHSGHVIHRDQKPSNVLLDANCRVKLCDFGLARSLSNLPEGPEGGALTEYVATRWYRAPEVLLSSPWYTLGVDMWSLGCILGEMLRGQPLFPGTSTVHQLELILETIPPPTEEDLRALGAGYSCTLLHLLGSRPQQSLDDILPPDTPPDALDLLRKLLVFAPSKRLSAAQALQHPYVRRFHCPSREWTHDSEVWLPELERDQLSASEYRSRLYQVLGPPPRLPPLPVHPGVHLTQGQLVLPLPTPRTSEHPPLPQMILERRGHSRGPREGTLGSTALGPEPRASWARGHLFHHRAVPQITSGMPVEEDPWSCCVGPPRCRGDLTLGVDLQPHRSLWCNQEHA from the exons ATGTGTGCCGCGGAGGTGGACGCTCACGTAGCCCAGAGATACCTGCTCAAGCGGCGGCTCGGGAAGGGG GCCTACGGCATTGTGTGGAAGGCAGTGGACCAGAGGACTGGTGAGGTAGTGGCCATCAAGAAAATCTTCGATGCCTTTAGAGACCAGACAGACGCCCAG AGAACATTCCGGGAAATCATGCTCCTCCGG GAGTTTGGAGACCACCCCAACATCATCCGCCTCCTGGATGTGATCCCGGCAGAGAACGACAGGGACATTTACTTGGTGTTTGAGTTTATGG ACACTGACCTGAATGCTGTCATCCGGAAGGGCAGCGTGCTGGAGGACACCCACAAGCGCTTCATCTTCTACCAGCTCCTTCAGGCCACCAGGTTCCTGCACTCCGGCCACGTCATCCACCGGGATCAGAAG CCATCCAACGTGCTGCTGGATGCCAACTGCCGGGTGAAGCTCTGCGACTTTGGCCTGGCTCGCTCCTTGAGCAACCTGCCCGAGGGGCCTGAGGGCGGGGCCCTGACCGAGTATGTGGCCACTCGCTGGTATCGCGCTCCAGAGGTGCTGCTGTCCTCGCCCTG GTACACCCTTGGGGTGGACATGTGGAGCCTGGGCTGCATCCTGGGAGAGATGCTGAGAGGGCAGCCCCTGTTCCCGGGCACCTCCACTGTGCATCAGCTGGAGCTGATCCTGGAGACCATCCCGCCGCCGACTGAGGAGG ACCTCCGGGCTCTCGGCGCAGGCTACAGCTGCACCTTGCTGCACCTCCTGGGATCCCG GCCACAGCAGTCGCTGGATGACATCCTGCCACCAGACACGCCCCCAGACGCCCTGGACCTCCTCAGGAAACTTCTGGTGTTTGCCCCCAGCAAGCGGCTCAGCgcagcccaggccctgcagcaCCCCTACGTGCGGAG GTTCCACTGCCCCAGCCGTGAGTGGACACATGACTCGGAAGTGTGGCTCCCGGAGCTGGAAAGAGACCAGCTCTCTGCCTCCGAGTATCGCAGCCGCCTCTACCAGGTGCTCGGGCCTCCACCTCGACTGCCCCCTCTCCCTGTGCACCCTGGAGTCCACCTGACTCAGGGACAACTAGTGCTCCCCTTGCCCACACCACGCACCTCTGAACACCCTCCCCTTCCGCAGATGATCCTGGAGAGAAGGGGCCACAGCCGTGGGCCAAGAGAGGGAACCTTGGGGAGCACTGCCTTGGGGCCAGAGCCCAGGGCTTCCTGGGCTCGGGGGCACCTGTTCCATCACAGAGCCGTCCCCCAGATCACATCCGGGATGCCT GTGGAAGAGGATCCCTGGTCCTGCTGTGTGGGGCCACCCAGGTGCAGAGGGGATCTAACTCTGGGGGTTGATCTCCAACCCCACAGAAGCCTCTGGTGCAACCAGGAACATGCCTAG